Proteins from one Camelina sativa cultivar DH55 chromosome 8, Cs, whole genome shotgun sequence genomic window:
- the LOC104709807 gene encoding receptor-like serine/threonine-protein kinase SD1-8, translating into MRAPLCVTSIFFFLLCFLYELSSSKSVFYSPESLTVSSNQTLVSPGNVFELGLFKPNESISRWYLGIWYKEDPKRTSLWVANRVKPLTKPVGTLKFYGNNLVLFEQDNIPVWKTNLTGGGVRSSMVAELFDNGNFVVKDSSDPEGYLWQSFDSPTDTLLPEMKLKMPTLSSEDDSRQILYPWSSPGDPSPAEFSFEIRKEANIIAIFIEGHELDASCMERVPIWGHAPSVRAKGRLVSNEDPPKQQLLEVDNTAGRTL; encoded by the coding sequence ATGAGAGCTCCACTTTGTGTCACCTCcatattcttcttcctcctctgcttcTTATATGAGCTCTCTTCTTCTAAGTCAGTATTTTACTCTCCAGAAAGTCTTACAGTCTCAAGCAACCAAACCCTTGTGTCTCCTGGAAATGTCTTCGAGTTAGGTCTCTTCAAACCCAATGAGTCCATTTCTCGTTGGTATCTTGGGATATGGTACAAGGAAGACCCAAAGAGAACTAGTTTATGGGTAGCCAACAGAGTTAAACCTCTCACCAAACCTGTCGGAACCCTCAAATTCTACGGCAACAACCTCGTCCTGTTCGAACAAGATAATATCCCTGTATGGAAGACCAATCTGACCGGAGGAGGTGTGAGGTCTAGTATGGTGGCTGAACTTTTCGATAATGGCAACTTCGTGGTGAAGGACTCCAGCGACCCGGAAGGTTACTTATGGCAGAGCTTCGATTCTCCAACGGATACTTTACTACCCGAGATGAAACTCAAAATGCCGACCCTTTCTAGTGAAGATGATTCGCGACAAATCCTCTATCCCTGGTCTAGTCCAGGAGACCCCTCACCCGCAGAATTTTCCTTTGAAATTCGGAAAGAAGCTAACATAATTGCAATTTTTATTGAGGGGCACGAACTCGATGCATCATGCATGGAACGGGTACCAATTTGGGGACATGCCCCCAGTGTTCGAGCTAAAGGAAGGTTGGTTAGTAATGAAGACCCTCCAAAGCAGCAGCTACTCGAGGTTGACAATACGGCAGGGCGTACTTTATGA
- the LOC104707890 gene encoding uncharacterized protein LOC104707890 yields the protein MAVYGEKKHWWLRNKKIVDKYMKEARNLIASQDPNDVKSALDLLESALSVSPRYELALELKARSLLYLRRFKDVADMLHDYIPSLKLAAEDSPGDLSFTHSSRESVNLLNDHHHHHDDSSSFKCFSVSDLKKKVMAGLSKNCDEQGQWRYLVLGQACCHLGLMEDAMVLLQTGKRLATAAFRRQSICWSDDSFILFSSSSSNDGGSSPPPPSVVVTSGSQPRSESIAHVLSHIKLLLRRRAAALAALDAGLYSESIRHFSKILDSRRGAPQGFLAQCFMHRASAYRSAGRIAESIADCNKTLALDPSCLQALETRAALLESVRCFPDSLHDLEHLKLLYNSILRDRKLPGPVWKRHNVRYREIPGKLCVLTTKIQQLKMRIANGELGNVDYYALMGIRRDCSRSELDRAYLLLNLKHKPERSMSFIDRFDLTDDEEELDSVKDRARMSTLLLYRLIQKGYSVVTSNIVATEQAAEKQRKAVAAAAVVTETHHRSNIIETPPIRAVNNSNNNTNVVKGVFCRDLTVVGSLIARTGFNQPIPVKYEALSC from the exons ATGGCGGTGTATGGCGAGAAGAAGCATTGGTGGCTCCGTAACAAGAAG ATCGTTGATAAGTATATGAAAGAAGCGAGGAATTTAATAGCGAGTCAAGATCCAAACGACGTGAAATCGGCTCTGGATCTTCTCGAATCTGCGCTCTCTGTGTCCCCTCGTTACGAACTCGCTCTCGAACTCAAAGCCAGATCGCTTCTTTACCTCCGTCGATTCAAAGACGTCGCCGATATGCTTCACGATTACATCCCTAGCCTCAAATTAGCCGCCGAAGATTCCCCCGGCGACCTCTCTTTTACTCATTCTTCTCGTGAATCTGTCAATCTTCTCaacgatcatcatcatcatcacgacGACTCCTCCTCCTTTAAATGCTTCTCTGTCTctgatttgaagaagaaggtcaTGGCAGGTCTCAGTAAAAACTGTGACGAACAAGGGCAATGGAg ATATTTGGTTTTAGGTCAAGCTTGTTGCCATCTAGGTCTGATGGAGGACGCTATGGTTCTTCTCCAAACCGGTAAACGCTTAGCCACAGCCGCGTTCCGCCGTCAGAGCATCTGTTGGTCCGACGACAGCTTcattctcttctcctcctcctcctccaacgaCGGCGGttcctctcctcctcctccttccgtTGTCGTCACTTCCGGATCTCAGCCACGATCCGAGAGCATCGCTCACGTCCTATCTCACATCAAGCTACTCTTACGACGCCGCGCCGCCGCACTCGCCGCTCTCGACGCCGGGCTCTACTCCGAATCGATCCGCCATTTCTCCAAAATCTTAGACAGCCGCCGTGGCGCGCCCCAGGGATTTCTCGCCCAGTGCTTTATGCATCGCGCCTCCGCCTACAGATCCGCCGGACGAATCGCGGAATCAATCGCCGACTGTAACAAAACCCTAGCATTAGACCCGTCGTGTCTCCAAGCCTTGGAAACAAGAGCCGCGTTGCTAGAATCCGTTCGGTGTTTCCCGGACTCGCTTCACGATCTCGAACACCTCAAACTCCTGTACAACTCCATCTTACGTGACCGGAAACTACCCGGCCCGGTTTGGAAACGGCACAACGTCCGGTACAGAGAAATACCGGGGAAACTATGCGTCTTGACCACGAAGATCCAGCAACTGAAGATGAGAATCGCAAACGGAGAACTCGGGAACGTGGATTACTACGCTCTGATGGGAATCAGACGTGACTGCTCGAGATCAGAGCTGGACCGAGCCTACTTGTTACtcaatttaaaacataaaccGGAGAGATCAATGTCATTTATCGACCGGTTTGACTTAACCGATGATGAGGAAGAATTAGACTCCGTTAAGGACCGAGCCAGGATGTCAACTCTTTTACTATACAGATTGATCCAGAAAGGCTACTCAGTCGTCACAAGTAACATCGTCGCAACGGAACAAGCCGCCGAGAAGCAACGGAAAGCCGTGGCAGCCGCTGCTGTAGTCACGGAAACTCATCACCGGAGTAATATCATCGAAACGCCGCCGATTAGAGCTGTGAacaacagtaataataatacgAATGTGGTGAAAGGAGTGTTCTGTAGAGATTTGACGGTGGTTGGGAGTTTGATTGCGCGGACCGGGTTTAACCAACCGATTCCGGTTAAATACGAAGCGCTTAGTTGCTGA
- the LOC104709809 gene encoding BRCT domain-containing protein At4g02110-like has product MQESGFNPKTFLGVRFALVGFNPTHGNSLRSKLVSGGGVDVGQCSQSCTHLIVDKLVYDDPICVAARSSGKVVVTGSWVDHSFDTGMLVHANSVLYRPLRDLNGVPGSKTLVVCLTGYQGQDREDIMAMVDLMGGHFSKPLVANRVTHLICYKFEGEKYELAKRMKRIKVVNHRWLEDCLKNWKLLPEVEYEISGQNGSLQMDDKGLKALTSFSISASKSGSSLERKTLFNDLDKVDKLHGGESPSVVPQAQFTDGSVSSNDSQKVHHNSEASIPPPTSLLLQELRPSSPDENNLRPVTSINDPAESGEFGHKSPDTKLLSSNVVHMVDALSTAENIISNCARDEIQERSLTEPMVGNVLFHEPISGSPKQNLRVVPNLSDHAGGREAADKLDLSDSAARLFNSGVVPMEADILIPENSTMKGALDEVPERSVTEPLMKTSPGSGLIGLKDKQETELPKKKTAPKKSLGIRGRKKNSINQKGSIYLSEPTPKDEPDDCLNKGKVSAPVTANSIQKELSSPGLNTEVVPEMAKHIVSETEAFQGIDSLDNRSLVPEEKDHLGLDLMVNQGKLQAKTPEEVDVDVETKVLTPELTDVPVEDPSDSLQLEVGKIKSKRIREATVCKNSLQSGKKESSSTVEVGKSSVKKTKKSKKEHDTEAIGTLMKDIGDNSADDKDNLALERKSAKVSSGGDQGPVEGETLGRKEGATKDPSDAEVRSEVDTNKGKRRKEAIAEENRLQKPSVKKAKNSRKEDGAKANNTVMNDTWNSSAEVQENVAVDNKSGDVSSDGAQSLVAGKLLARKESAAKDSSNAAMQLEVDKNKAIVERSSLQSGKIGSSATVEVGKSSVKKTKKSKKGSGAKTTDTVMNDIGDDSAKEKENIAADNKSGKVGSGGEQSPVSGKALARKKVAKSATTGTKVDKESKQLRVKPLASRNVLQDQEHEPKFFIVSGPRSQRNQYQQIIRRLKGKCCRDSHQWSYQATHFIAPEIRRTEKFFAAAASGSWILKTDYVADSKEAGKLLPEEPYEWHSTGLSADGAINLESPRKWRLVREQTGHGALYGVRIVVYGDCTIPSLDTLKRAVKAGDGMILATAPPYTRFLNQNTDFALISPGIPRDDVWIQEFIRHEIPCVLSDYLVEYVCKPGYALDKHVLYNTNSWAERSFNKMQLSADVCTI; this is encoded by the exons atgcaggAATCGGGTTTTAATCCGAAGACGTTTTTGGGTGTTCGATTCGCTCTCGTTGGATTCAATCCCACCCATGGGAACTCG TTACGGTCCAAGCTTGTGAGTGGTGGTGGCGTTGATGTTGGCCAATGCTCTCAATCATGTACTCACCTCATCGTAGATAAGCTTGTATAT GATGATCCGATTTGCGTAGCTGCTCGAAGCAGCGGGAAGGTGGTTGTCACAGGGTCATGGGTTGATCACAGCTTCGACACTGGAATGCTGGTTCATGCCAATTCGGTTTTGTATAGGCCTCTTAGAGATTTGAATGGGGTTCCAGGTTCCAAAACCTTAGTTGTGTGCTTGACCGGGTACCAAGGCCAAGATAGAGAAGACATTATG GCAATGGTTGATTTGATGGGTGGGCACTTCTCTAAGCCCTTGGTTGCAAACCGAGTCACCCATCTTATATGCTACAAGTTTGAGG GAGAAAAGTATGAGCTAGCCAAGCGGATGAAGAGGATTAAAGTAGTGAATCACCGGTGGTTAGAGGACTG CTTAAAGAATTGGAAGCTCCTTCCTGAGGTTGAGTACGAGATAAG TGGCCAAAACGGTTCTCTGCAAATGGATGACAAGGGCCTAAAAGCTTTGACTTCCTTTAGTATCTCTGCATCGAAATCTGGTTCTTCACTGGAAAGAAAAACACTGTTTAACGATCTTGACAAGGTTGATAAGTTGCATGGCGGGGAGTCCCCTTCGGTGGTGCCTCAGGCGCAATTTACAGATGGATCTGTCAGTAGCAATGATTCACAGAAGGTACACCACAACAGCGAGGCAAGCATTCCACCACCGACTAGTTTGTTATTGCAGGAATTAAGACCAAGTTCGCCTGACGAAAACAACCTTAGGCCTGTGACTAGCATTAATGATCCAGCTGAAAGTGGGGAATTTGGCCATAAGTCACCCGACACTAAACTGTTGAGCTCAAATGTGGTACACATGGTAGATGCTCTTTCAACTGCGGAGAATATCATTTCAAACTGTGCACGGGATGAAATACAGGAGAGATCATTGACTGAGCCAATGGTGGGAAATGTCTTATTTCATGAACCAATATCAGGCTCGCCTAAGCAAAACCTTAGGGTTGTGCCAAACCTCAGTGACCACGCTGGAGGCAGGGAAGCTGCAGATAAGTTGGATCTGAGTGATTCAGCAGCTAGGTTGTTCAATTCAGGTGTTGTTCCCATGGAAGCTGATATTTTGATTCCAGAAAATTCTACTATGAAGGGTGCATTGGATGAAGTACCTGAAAGATCTGTAACTGAGCCTCTGATGAAGACCTCTCCTGGGTCGGGTTTAATTGGATTGAAAGACAAGCAAGAAACAGAGCTGCCCAAAAAGAAAACAGCTCCAAAAAAGAGCCTAGGCATCAGAGGCAGGAAAAAGAACTCCATTAACCAAAAGGGATCAATATACTTGAGCGAACCTACCCCAAAGGATGAGCCCGATGATTGTCTAAACAAAGGAAAAGTTTCAGCGCCAGTAACGGCTAATAGCATTCAGAAGGAGTTATCAAGCCCTGGCCTAAATACTGAGGTTGTACCAGAAATGGCAAAACATATTGTCTCAGAGACTGAAGCCTTCCAGGGAATTGACTCTCTAGATAATAGATCTTTAGTCCCAGAAGAGAAAGACCATCTTGGGTTGGATCTGATGGTGAACCAAGGTAAGCTGCAGGCTAAGACCCCAGAGGAAGTTGATGTAGATGTGGAAACTAAGGTGCTAACACCCGAGCTTACTGATGTTCCAGTTGAAGATCCAAGTGATTCGTTACAATTAGAGGTTGGTAAGATTAAAAGTAAACGCATAAGGGAGGCTACTGTATGCAAAAATAGCCTTCAAAGTGGGAAGAAAGAAAGCTCTTCTACAGTCGAAGTAGGAAAATCCAGTGTCAAGAAGaccaaaaaatctaaaaaagaacATGATACAGAAGCAATCGGTACTCTGATGAAAGATATAGGGGATAACTCTGCGGATGACAAGGATAACTTAGCATTGGAACGTAAATCTGCCAAGGTCAGTTCTGGTGGAGACCAAGGCCCAGTTGAGGGAGAAACATTAGGAAGAAAGGAAGGTGCAACTAAAGATCCAAGCGATGCTGAAGTGAGATCTGAGGTTGATACGAATAAAGGTAAACGCAGAAAAGAGGCCATTGCAGAAGAAAATAGGCTTCAAAAACCTAGTGTCAAAAAGGCGAAAAATTCTAGAAAAGAAGATGGCGCCAAAGCAAACAATACTGTTATGAATGATACATGGAATAGCTCTGCCGAAGTGCAGGAGAATGTAGCAGTAGATAATAAATCTGGAGATGTCAGTTCTGATGGAGCTCAAAGCCTGGTTGCGGGGAAACTACTAGCTAGAAAGGAGTCTGCAGCTAAGGACTCAAGTAATGCTGCAATGCAGTTAGAGGTCGATAAGAATAAAGCCATTGTAGAAAGAAGTAGCCTTCAAAGTGGAAAGATAGGAAGTTCTGCTACAGTTGAAGTAGGAAAATCCAGCGTTAAGAAGACTAAAAAATCGAAAAAAGGAAGTGGCGCTAAAACAACCGACACAGTGATGAACGATATAGGGGATGACTCTGcaaaagagaaggagaacatTGCAGCGGATAATAAATCTGGGAAGGTCGGTTCTGGTGGAGAGCAAAGCCCGGTTTCAGGAAAAGCATTAGCAAGAAAGAAAGTTGCAAAGTCAGCTACAACAGGTACAAAGGTGGATAAAGAGTCTAAGCAGCTGAGGGTTAAGCCCTTGGCTAGTAGAAATGTCTTGCAGGACCAAGAACATGAGCCGAAGTTTTTTATTGTCAGTGGTCCTAGGTCCCAGAGAAACCAATATCAGCAGATCATTAGGCgtttaaaaggaaaatgttgCCGAGATTCTCATCAGTGGTCTTATCAAGCAACACATTTCATTGCTCCTGAAATCCGTAGGACTGAAAAGTTTTTTGCTGCTGCTGCATCTGGAAG TTGGATTCTGAAGACTGACTATGTGGCTGATTCAAAGGAAGCTGGGAAACTATTACCAGAGGAGCCTTATGAATGGCACAGCACTGGTCTTAGTGCTGATGGTGCGATAAACCTCGAGTCCCCAAGGAAATGGCGGCTCGTCAGGGAGCAAACAGGACATGGTGCTTTATATGGAGTGCGCATTGTTGTATACGGTGACTGCACCATCCCTTCTCTG GATACATTAAAGCGAGCTGTGAAAGCTGGGGATGGTATGATCCTAGCAACCGCACCTCCTTACACGCGTTTCTTGAATCAAAACACCGATTTTGCGTTGATAAGCCCCGGGATACCGCGGGATGACGTCTGGATCCAAGAGTTTATACGCCATGAAATCCCTTGCGTCCTCTCCGATTACCTGGTGGAGTACGTTTGTAAACCTGGATACGCACTTGACAAGCACGTGCTCTACAACACGAACTCATGGGCAGAAAGGTCGTTTAATAAGATGCAGCTTAGTGCAGATGTGTGTACCATTTAA
- the LOC104709808 gene encoding receptor-like serine/threonine-protein kinase SD1-8, whose translation MSWSAGEDSCYWKDFDNPCGSYSYCSNNDTSRPQCNCIRGFFLKLEYKNKWIHECVRRTALHCGGDTFVKLKNMKLPEITSDEYNVTSGMNLAKCMASCLVRCGSTAYALVDNRKGEGLCVNWYDELYQMRNYTSGGQDLYVRVAANDHEDQPKNDGKSKGMEPWVIGLIVGAIIIGLLVIGFVCFCYWKKNVKEEEHKGILPDGSEVAVKRLANTSSQGMTEFKNEIETILNVLHLNLVRLLGCCCEGEEIILIYEYLENASLNHYIFG comes from the exons ATGTCGTGGTCCGCAGGGGAAGACTCTTGCTATTGGAAAGACTTCGACAATCCATGTGGGTCTTACAGTTACTGTTCCAACAACGACACGTCGCGGCCGCAGTGTAACTGCATTAGAGGGTTCTTTCTGAAGTTGGAATATAAGAATAAGTGGATTCATGAATGTGTGAGGAGGACTGCTCTACACTGTGGAGGGGATACGTTTGTGAAGCTAAAAAATATGAAGTTGCCGGAAATTACATCGGATGAATATAATGTTACTTCGGGTATGAATTTGGCGAAATGCATGGCGTCATGCCTTGTGCGTTGTGGCTCTACCGCTTATGCGCTTGTGGATAACCGGAAAGGAGAGGGCCTTTGTGTGAATTGGTACGATGAGCTCTACCAAATGCGAAACTACACCTCCGGCGGTCAAGACCTATATGTCAGAGTGGCGGCTAATGATCACG AGGATCAGCCAAAAAATGATGGAAAAAGCAAAGGCATGGAACCTTGGGTTATCGGACTCATCGTGGGAGCAATCATCATCGGACTTCTTGTTATAGGCTTCGTCTGCTTCTGTTATTGGAAGAAAAACgtaaaggaagaagaacacaag GGAATACTACCCGATGGTAGTGAAGTCGCCGTAAAACGACTGGCGAACACCTCATCCCaagggatgacagaattcaagaaTGAAATCGAAACCATTTTAAATGTCCTGCACCTGAACCTTGTACGGTTGTTAGGTTGCTGCTGCGAAGGAGAAGAGATCATTTTGATCTATGAGTATTTGGAAAACGCAAGCTTAAATCACTATATTTTCGGTTAG